The Nostoc sp. NIES-3756 DNA window ACTGTATCAAGTTAGTTTTGATTGGTTGTAACTAGCAGAAAAATGTTTGAGAGATAAAATATAAAGTCCGGATTATTGACGATTTTTATGATTTAACTTCAGTATAAATTCTAGTTTTTCTGTGTTGAAAAAAATTGTGGTATTTACTGATTATTAATATTTTATAAAAAGGGAAAAACACAGTTTTCAAAAAGCCAATTTTTTGTTTTAATGAACAAGAAAAAAGTTCACTATAATTTCAGGAAATTTACTGTGTACAAACGCATATCATTCGTGTTGGGTGTGCTTTTATGGGGATGTGTTACTGCTATACCCTCAGTAGCGCAAGCTCAGATTTTGGTTGTCCAGGCTAACAATGCAGAGTTAAAAAGATTGTTAGAGGATGGTAAGAGACTAGTAGATGCTGGTGATTATAACGGGGCGATCGCAGTTTATCAACAAGCAGCAGCTTTAGAACCGAAAAATCCCAAAATTTATTCAGGAATTGGGTATTTATACGCACAACAGGGAAATTTCCCCGCAGCACTAGCAGCATACCGCAGAGCGATCGCGATTAACCCGAACAATAGTGATTTTTTCTATGCCGTAGGTTACATCAAAGGCAACATGAGTGATACTAAGGGTGCTAGAGAAGCTTACCGTCGTGCCATCCAATTGAACCGCAATAATGTTAATGCTTATATAGGTTTAGGTGTTACCCAATCTCGGATGGGAGACTTCAAAGCAGCGAATTGGGCATTTGAGCAAGCAATTAAGATTGATAGGAACAATGCCCAAACTTACGAGTTTATGGCCGCCATGTATAAACAACGTCGGCAAACTAAACAAGCCAGCAACCTTCTACAAAAAGCCCGTGACTTGTACCAAAGACGCAATGATGCAAATGGTGTGGCTAGGGTAGAGGCTATGCTACAACAGTTATAGGTAAAGTTAATTTAACTGCCTTCCAGTTAACTCGACAAAAATATCTTCTAAGTTAGAGGGACGCACCATCATCCCAGTTTTATCTGGCTGTTGATTTAGATAATTGTTTGCCTCTTCCAAAGTAGGGAAAAATAAATATTCCCAACCTCGTGAACTATCATTACCTGCATCGGTAACACTCAACTGTTTCGTTACTAAACCTTCACCATGAACAGAACGCAGTTGCTTTAAAGTTCCTAAAGAAATTAACTTGCCACCATCCATAATACCGATGCGTCCTGGTTTAGCAGAGCCAAAAGCGTCACATAAAAATTCCACCTCATCCATGTAATGAGTCGTTAATAACATCGTCATTCCTTGTTTATTTAAGTCCCGAATAATTTCCCACAGGCGGCGACGAGTTTGAGGATCTAGTCCCACTGTGGGTTCATCTAAAAATAAAATTTGTGGTTGATGTAATAAAGCCCTAGCTATTTGCAGCCGTCGTTTCATCCCCCCAGACAGAGTTTTTACCAAACTGTCGCGTCTGTCTACAAGTTCAACATATTCCAACCATTGATTAATTAATCGCTGTCGCTGTGGGTTAGCAATATGATGTAACCTGCCATGCAGTTCCATATTTTCCCACACGCTCAAATCACCATCGACGCTAATTTGTTGCAAAACAACACCAATATTCCGCTTTGCTAACGTCGGTTGACGCACCACATCATAACCAGCAACTTCCATCCGTCCTTGGGATGGTTTTGTAAGTGTAGTTAGCATCCGAATTGTAGTCGATTTACCTGCACCGTTGGGGCCAAGGAGAGCGAAGATTTCCCCAGCT harbors:
- a CDS encoding ABC transporter ATP-binding protein, producing the protein MTAAVLLENVYKLYNNVPVVNDLSFNIEAGEIFALLGPNGAGKSTTIRMLTTLTKPSQGRMEVAGYDVVRQPTLAKRNIGVVLQQISVDGDLSVWENMELHGRLHHIANPQRQRLINQWLEYVELVDRRDSLVKTLSGGMKRRLQIARALLHQPQILFLDEPTVGLDPQTRRRLWEIIRDLNKQGMTMLLTTHYMDEVEFLCDAFGSAKPGRIGIMDGGKLISLGTLKQLRSVHGEGLVTKQLSVTDAGNDSSRGWEYLFFPTLEEANNYLNQQPDKTGMMVRPSNLEDIFVELTGRQLN
- a CDS encoding tetratricopeptide repeat protein, with translation MYKRISFVLGVLLWGCVTAIPSVAQAQILVVQANNAELKRLLEDGKRLVDAGDYNGAIAVYQQAAALEPKNPKIYSGIGYLYAQQGNFPAALAAYRRAIAINPNNSDFFYAVGYIKGNMSDTKGAREAYRRAIQLNRNNVNAYIGLGVTQSRMGDFKAANWAFEQAIKIDRNNAQTYEFMAAMYKQRRQTKQASNLLQKARDLYQRRNDANGVARVEAMLQQL